The DNA region caggtcacgatctcacagttcgtgggcctgagccccgcatcaggttctgtgctgatagctcagagccttgagcctgctttggattctgtgtcctctctctctctctctctgcctctcccccgctcatgctctgtctctctctctcaagaataaacattaaaaaaatttttttaaaaagttttcttattATATCAATATACATGTTATCACCTTGAGATTTCTCACAAGCAGCATCGTTACACCCATGACTTTAAGGAAGATCTCTAACTGACAAATATTGCCGCTTCTGCTTTGGTATCTTTGTCCCTGAACCTCGCCCCTCTCCCTAATGCATCTGTCCAGGTAGTCACTACAATATGTTTTGCTAAAATCTCAAAGAGATCAAGCATTCTTCTGCTCCCCCAACAATTTTTCAAGTTGTCACCTATCTTCACAGGGATTTTTCCACTGGTTTCTCAAACAACGCTATACTACCTGCTCGGCTGACTCCTCCGTGTACCTTTCTGGCCTCCTCTTCCCACTGTGTTGACACCTGCTGTATTTTTCGCTTGTACAGAAGTCATGTTGTCTCTCACACTCTTGAGGAAATGCCTGaatcatttcctctgcctggagcgCTTTCCAACGTCCTCTTTGCTAAGAAAAATACTGCCGACTACAGTTTGATTTCCCTTTTCTGCCAGGCAGTGAGATAACGTATATGTACGTTTTCACTGAACCAGGCAGGGTCTTCCGTTCACCCGTGAGGCAGAGACTTTGACCATTTCAGACGACTGATCAGGGCAGATTGCCAACATCAGGCAAGCGGTGAGTGCTGGAACCAGGACTCAAAGCACGACTGTCCTATTCAAAGCCTTGCTCTCAGCCACCATGagaaattcctttctttcccGCCTTCCTAATTTCTCCCAGTGTTTGCTTGTTTCACGTATCGTATCCTTTTGAAATCTGTGTGAATGTCATTTCCTCAGAGCCTCTTGAAACTCCTCCACTTAGACATGAATGCCAGGTATGGTTCTGTTCTCCTCCCACCGGCTGCACCCCGTGTGTAAGAAGACAGGAGTCTGGTGCTCTCAAAACCCAGGCCAAACGAATTGCCTCCTGGGCAAACGAATGTTGTTCTACCAAGGTCTCACCTCCATGAAGCTGTACTTTCCACTTGTCAGTTTTAGcttctccttaatttttttcagataaaagcAGAAGAGTCGAACTGTGTCTCCTTCCGCACACTCGATGCCGTAGCATATTTCACTCCCCACGACCTCCATGGCTCCTGTATCGTCTTGTATTATATAGACTGTTGTCTTCTTGTTATCTTTTTTCTGTAACAGAAATTGAACATCCCGTTTCTCTTTCGGCTTTGttcaatgttttattatttatttttgagagagagagagagagacagagacagagcacgagcaatggaggatcagagagagagggtgacacagaatccgaagcaggctccgagctctgagccgtcagcacagcgcctgacgcggggctcgatctcacgaaccgtgaggtggtgacctgagccgaagtcggacgcttaaccaactgagccacccagccgcccccaacATCCTGTTTCTGAAGACATCATAACGTTGATATTTGAAGGAAGACCCCGGGGACACAGTGAATACAAGACATAAAAAAGCAATTAGAGGAACAGATACACATACAGCTTCGGCAAGGTCTTCTCCAAGAACTTTCGGCTTATGATCTTGCTTTGATAGTTTCCCCTTTCTTGTTCTAGATATTTTCTATCTGGCAGTCCTAGAACAAtgaattttcttcctatttcctaCTGCTTCACCACCAGGGAAGCTTTGATTCCTTCAAACACTGGAATCAGAGGAACCCGAGGGCTTTCACGGACTCCTTTACCTCCTGTCGTTCTGCAGAATGGAATGGACATGACTGCAAGTCTTGATTCAGTAGATTATACAGAACCAACAGAACAAGTAAGGTTCCAGTAACTCACTCTTCTCCAAGTCTTATCTCCACTGACCtggatcttgcagttcacaaacGACAGTTCTCACTTCCTTAAGTTGTAACTCATCCATTCTAGAAATGCATTTCTCTTAAAGACAGAGTTGGAGGGTAATGTAGGTAACTTAAGGGGCTCTCCCAGAAGACAGATGTGTAAGATTATGAAGCAGTCAATCCTACAAGATGCCAGGTAAGTTCATGAAAGTTTGTGAATTCTGGGGAGACCTGAACACATCATACTAACTATTAACCTGAATTTGGACGTGCCGTACAAGTAAACTTCTCTGACACACGCACCCCCTTTTGGGGGATATAATGGAGTTGGACTGCCGTGTTTTCAACATATCTTGCGATGTCAAACCTTAGTCTTCAATAAACTGTTTAAATAACgtgttaaataaataagctagAGGAGACAGCCTTGCCCATGTCTATCGTTTGCCTATGTGGTAAAGGTATTCATATTCAGGAGGACATGAGCCGATATATTTATTACTCCGATTATGTGTCCCAACCAGAATGAACCTTTGGGAGGCTGATGGAttattcaaagatttaaaaaaagagaaagatagatTTATACAGTTTTGGAGGAGCTCAGAGATAAGCACATGCATACTGATTCATGCCCTGATAACAGAGGCTGAAAATAATCCTGACCGGGGACACGACAAGATTTCTGgtgacattttttcaaagaacttgcATGAAGGTATCTTGAGTACAAGACTACCAGGTCACTAGTCCCATTTCCTGTCACGTGGCTCTCTTGACCACCTGCCCGTGGTCAAGAGACAGGCCTGAGAACTGGGCTCACCCGTCAGTCACCACACACAGAACCTGGCGATCAAAAACAGTTAATTTCAGGTGTGGGTGGAGAACATGAAAACGAATGTGAAGAGATTACCTTCTGCAGGAGAAACAATCCAGACACGATTGTTGGAAGATTACCCGGATCTTCCTGGCAAAGATCTCTGATCTTGGGAGGGGTTTTTGCTCTTATCCAGATGTCGTCTGGGACCGCAATCCTCCGGTCATCAGGAGCGTTCTGCACAACCGACCTTTCGTTTATCTCCAGGACATTTTTGTATCGAATGTATCCTGACATGGTAATGACATTCTTTTGTTTGAATTCCTTTTTCAGCTTGATGTTTAAAACCTTCACTTGGAAAACTTGATTGGAAGTAGCCACCGTAgcaagaaacactttttttttcctctgccctgGGAATTCATACTCAATTGGATCTGTTGCCTTCAGCACCACCACTGTTATGGGGTCCTTTTGAAGGGTAGGCCTCCTAGGAGCCACCTGATTTGGGGCTTGCATAGCTGGGTTCTGTGTTGGACAGAAATAGGAGAACAAAGGTAGAAGTTTGAGCATGGAATACCAGGTCATTTACTCGTGAGTGACACTTCGCTTATGACACTGGGGCCACAACAACCCTCGAAGATCGTTGGAGCTGGGGCCAGGTGAAAGGAGTCGCCTAACAGAAAGGAAAGGCTAATGAACTGAGAGCTTAGATAGTAAAAGTGTAAGGCAGCAGACTGGGATGAGAGTCCAAACACCCTCAGTTGAACAGAAGAGCCTTTCCGAATTCAAGCACGATCCTGAGCCCGAGACATGCACAGAACTGTGGATGA from Lynx canadensis isolate LIC74 chromosome F1, mLynCan4.pri.v2, whole genome shotgun sequence includes:
- the LOC115505443 gene encoding myeloid cell nuclear differentiation antigen-like isoform X2; translation: MQAPNQVAPRRPTLQKDPITVVVLKATDPIEYEFPGQRKKKVFLATVATSNQVFQVKVLNIKLKKEFKQKNVITMSGYIRYKNVLEINERSVVQNAPDDRRIAVPDDIWIRAKTPPKIRDLCQEDPGNLPTIVSGLFLLQKKKDNKKTTVYIIQDDTGAMEVVGSEICYGIECAEGDTVRLFCFYLKKIKEKLKLTSGKYSFMEVVKRNRRKQQPRSVTFKLDIAVKNSPLNPSSGVNCIVKVENINEE
- the LOC115505443 gene encoding myeloid cell nuclear differentiation antigen-like isoform X1; this translates as MNLNTLGTSYKCNHNPAMQAPNQVAPRRPTLQKDPITVVVLKATDPIEYEFPGQRKKKVFLATVATSNQVFQVKVLNIKLKKEFKQKNVITMSGYIRYKNVLEINERSVVQNAPDDRRIAVPDDIWIRAKTPPKIRDLCQEDPGNLPTIVSGLFLLQKKKDNKKTTVYIIQDDTGAMEVVGSEICYGIECAEGDTVRLFCFYLKKIKEKLKLTSGKYSFMEVVKRNRRKQQPRSVTFKLDIAVKNSPLNPSSGVNCIVKVENINEE